Genomic window (Ruminococcus flavefaciens AE3010):
TCCGAACACCAGATCATCAAAAAGAGCGTAATAAGGTATTCTATAATCGAGGACCCAAATATAATACCCGTAGATGGGAAATCAATGAATATCGTGCAGATCAAAACCAGTATAATGCTTTGTATCAGACAAAGTACAAAATCAAAAAAAACATGAGATAGAACGTATGCGGTGATTTTCAGTCCTGCCCGATATTCGCTTGTTATAGTATCATGCTCTTTGCAGACACGCTGAATTGAATTAAAAACTCCGATCCATATCGCAGCTGAAATGATTGCAAAGAAGCCTGACTTTGTATCATCATACGTTGTAAACATATCCTTCCCGACGATGATGCATACGAGGAAAGATATGAAAGATGCAGTAATAATGTTTTTCCAGTCACCTTGATTCATGAACAGTCTGTAGTTTTTAGAAACATAAACAGGTATCTGCTTTATAACTGATGGCATCGACATTTCAGCCTCTCCTTGTTTTTTCAAACTTTTCTATAAATTCATCTCCGCGGCCTTTTCCGCCTTCATAATTGATTTCAAGAACGATTTCGCTCAGTTTCTTGACACCAAAAAACACAAGCGCATTAGGTATGTCACCGT
Coding sequences:
- a CDS encoding ABC transporter permease, with translation MKKQGEAEMSMPSVIKQIPVYVSKNYRLFMNQGDWKNIITASFISFLVCIIVGKDMFTTYDDTKSGFFAIISAAIWIGVFNSIQRVCKEHDTITSEYRAGLKITAYVLSHVFFDFVLCLIQSIILVLICTIFIDFPSTGIIFGSSIIEYLITLFLMIWCSDMMGIMISSIASTPNVAMTTMPFVLIMQLVMGGVLFELRGWFKKFAYITFSKWGMSALGSIGDLNSKDLPYKLSQAFPNVVRIEAEQAYDATAHNLLNSWICIVAIGLVCVIISIVSLKIRNRGS